The Jiangella sp. DSM 45060 genome contains the following window.
ACTACGAGGCGCTGCTGCAGAGTCAGCAGGAGTTGCTGGGGCCGGTGACGGCGTCGGCGTCGGCTCCGGCGGGGCCCGAGGTGACCGAGGCGGCGGGGGAGCCGGTCGCCGTCGGGGCCCCGTCGCCGTCGTCTCGAGTGCCGCGGCCGGGCCGGTCGGCGATCGAGGAGCTTCCAGGCGTCGGCAGGTGACCCGAGGTGCTGCGCTACCCGGCCGACGCGCTCTGGCAGGAGATCGCGTACCTCGCCTACCACCTGCACTGGCCGCTGGACACGTTGCTCGACCTGGAGCATCTCGACCGGGTCCGGATGATCCGGGCCGTGGGTTCGTTGAACGACCGCGCGTGGGAGGCGGTGCGCGAGCATGCCTGAGGCCGATTTCCTCGGCGGCGAGCCGACCAGCTCGAACCGGTTCCTGTTCGAGGTCGACGGCGTCGAGATCGGGATCTTCCGCGAGGTGCGCGGCCTGGAGGTGACCGCCGAGCTGGAGGAGTACGCCGAGGGCGGCGAGAACGGCTACGTCCACCGGCTGCCGGGGCGGCTGCGCTGGCCCAACCTCGTCTTCCGACGTGGACTCACCCAGGGCGACGCGCTGTTCGCCTGGGTGAACAAGACCGCCGGCCAAGGCTTCGCGGCGGCCGGCGACGCGCTGGTCCGCAGCACCGGCGCCGTGACAGTGCTCGGCGAGCGCGGCGACCGGCTGCGCGCCTGGGAGTTCGACGGCGTCTTCGCGGTCCGCTGGGTCGGTCCGCGCTTCGACGTCGAGACCGCGCACTCGCTGGAGGAGGAGCTCGAGGTGGCCCACAACGGGTTCAGATCGCGGACCACGAGCGGGTCGGGGGCGGCGTGAGCGGGGGAGGCGCGACCGGGTCGGCCGGCGAGGTGGATCGGTCCGCGGTGGGGCGTGCGGCGGCGGCTCGGCACCGCCCGGCCCGGCGAGCCCGCGGCGCGGCGGATCGCTCCGGTCTGGGTGACCTGTCGGCCGGCCTCCACGTCTTCGCGACGACGGTGGGCCGCTCGCGCGCGATGCGGCGGGCACTGACCTCGGTGATCGGGCACGGCGTCGCCGACGCCGCGCGGCCGGTCCCGGTCGTGGCCGCTGCGGCCGACTCCGACGCCTCCGTGCGGGCGCCGCGCTGGTGGACGCCCGACTTGGCTGGCACTCCCGGTCTCGCCCGCGTGGTGCGGCGGGTGCCGACGGAGTCGACCTACACGCCCGGCGCGTTCTCCGGCCGGCTCGCGCCCAAGGCCGTCCCCATGCGACTGCCCGCCGATGTGGCCGCTGCCGGCCCCATGCTCGCACCCCAGGACCGGCGCCGCCGATCGGCGCCACGCGCCTCCTCGTCCGCCTCGCCCGCCGGCGCGGCCGCCGCCGAACGGGTCTCACGTGCGCGGCCCGTGGCAGCCGGTGTG
Protein-coding sequences here:
- a CDS encoding DUF6760 family protein, producing MLRYPADALWQEIAYLAYHLHWPLDTLLDLEHLDRVRMIRAVGSLNDRAWEAVREHA
- a CDS encoding phage tail protein; protein product: MPEADFLGGEPTSSNRFLFEVDGVEIGIFREVRGLEVTAELEEYAEGGENGYVHRLPGRLRWPNLVFRRGLTQGDALFAWVNKTAGQGFAAAGDALVRSTGAVTVLGERGDRLRAWEFDGVFAVRWVGPRFDVETAHSLEEELEVAHNGFRSRTTSGSGAA